The following coding sequences lie in one Myxococcus xanthus genomic window:
- a CDS encoding DUF6178 family protein codes for MSENGKGNGSDTQLAPRELRQRLMRLSPRQRVDALLDVAEARALVRSMPAEDLYVTIQELGLADSTELVQLASPGQFRAFVDLAGWRRDALDSHAVLTWLRAARGGVEDTGEFLRKLHALDLEVFEILLREFIEVHDLEENPDVNPPGVTMETPEGRYLVEIKVEGVEMSAVRSLLNDLIAENPFEAVRLLEAVRWEIPSELEETAYQFRRGRLQDMGFPSLEEAVSLFSRVDVAPAPVSAARPGLAPTTGHVDYLEAAFRGLTMVEAVNAEDELREVASAALVADLADPGDLDAIRRASETVRDYLSLALEHLTGADPERATDVLRDTPLRRIFQTGFSLTLQLKFRADRLAKAPGALVEGVLMVLPEEAAAISALRQKRPRRALRVEGAEPVSFRSRRELAATEALLGRAEAQVQVFRGVLGGTEDSAREALARFGVPLETLGLERLLAAVVAMAVLEERADARPVPLGRVVELGQRLFEGAPEAPRLRASAAERAQKGLEPVVAPEAHAELRRLVTLTLSRLLEELGTPWLQDGRLEPMASAVLPMESSPIP; via the coding sequence GTGTCCGAAAACGGCAAGGGAAATGGAAGCGACACGCAGCTGGCTCCCCGGGAGCTGCGTCAGCGGTTGATGAGGCTGTCCCCGCGTCAGCGGGTGGACGCCCTCCTGGATGTCGCGGAGGCCCGCGCGCTGGTGCGCTCGATGCCCGCCGAGGACCTCTACGTCACCATCCAGGAACTGGGGCTCGCGGATTCGACGGAGCTGGTGCAGCTCGCCTCGCCCGGCCAGTTCCGCGCCTTCGTGGACCTGGCCGGCTGGCGGCGGGACGCGCTGGACTCGCACGCCGTCCTCACCTGGCTGCGCGCCGCGCGGGGCGGGGTGGAGGACACGGGGGAGTTCCTGCGCAAGCTGCACGCGCTGGACCTGGAAGTGTTCGAAATCCTCCTGCGCGAGTTCATCGAGGTGCACGACCTGGAGGAGAACCCGGACGTCAACCCGCCGGGCGTGACGATGGAGACCCCGGAGGGGCGTTACCTCGTCGAAATCAAGGTGGAGGGCGTGGAGATGTCCGCCGTCCGCTCGCTCCTCAACGACCTCATCGCGGAGAACCCCTTCGAGGCCGTGCGCCTGTTGGAGGCCGTGCGCTGGGAGATTCCCAGTGAGTTGGAGGAGACGGCGTACCAGTTCCGCCGCGGCCGGCTCCAGGACATGGGCTTCCCGTCGCTGGAGGAGGCGGTGTCCCTGTTCAGCCGCGTGGACGTGGCGCCCGCGCCCGTGTCCGCCGCCCGTCCGGGGTTGGCTCCCACCACGGGCCATGTGGACTACCTGGAGGCGGCCTTCCGCGGTCTGACGATGGTGGAGGCGGTGAACGCGGAGGATGAGCTGCGCGAGGTGGCCAGCGCCGCGCTGGTGGCGGACCTGGCGGACCCGGGGGATTTGGACGCCATCCGCCGCGCGAGCGAGACGGTGCGCGACTACCTGTCCCTGGCGCTCGAGCACCTGACGGGCGCGGACCCGGAGCGCGCCACGGACGTGCTGCGTGACACGCCCCTGCGGCGCATCTTCCAGACGGGCTTCTCGCTCACGCTCCAGCTCAAGTTCCGCGCGGACCGGCTGGCCAAGGCGCCGGGCGCCCTGGTCGAGGGTGTGCTGATGGTGCTTCCGGAGGAGGCGGCGGCCATCTCCGCGCTGCGCCAGAAGCGGCCCCGGCGGGCGCTGCGCGTGGAAGGCGCGGAGCCGGTGTCGTTCCGCTCCCGGCGCGAGCTGGCCGCCACCGAGGCGCTGCTGGGCCGCGCGGAGGCCCAGGTGCAGGTGTTCCGGGGTGTGCTGGGCGGCACCGAGGACTCGGCGCGTGAGGCCCTGGCTCGCTTCGGCGTGCCCCTGGAGACGCTGGGCCTGGAGCGCCTCCTTGCCGCGGTGGTGGCCATGGCGGTGCTGGAGGAGCGCGCGGACGCGCGTCCGGTGCCGCTGGGACGGGTGGTGGAGTTGGGGCAGCGCCTCTTCGAAGGTGCCCCGGAGGCGCCGCGCCTGCGCGCCTCCGCGGCCGAGCGCGCCCAGAAGGGCCTGGAGCCGGTGGTGGCGCCAGAGGCACATGCGGAGCTGCGCCGTCTGGTGACGCTGACCCTGTCGCGGCTGTTGGAGGAACTGGGCACGCCCTGGCTCCAGGACGGGCGGCTGGAGCCGATGGCCTCGGCGGTTCTTCCGATGGAGAGCAGCCCCATCCCGTAG
- a CDS encoding cytochrome c family protein, which translates to MLAAAGAAGGADFVGPDSCKGCHPEAYDAWMQSKHARAESSLTEQQKKDGRCLSCHSPEQVTQATVNVTCETCHGGGQYYSPEYVMKDSELARLVGLVDPSEKQCRSCHDASSPSLRPFDFKESLKAIDHWSAERARRAADPSAKK; encoded by the coding sequence GTGCTGGCCGCCGCTGGGGCGGCCGGGGGCGCCGACTTCGTAGGCCCGGACAGCTGCAAGGGCTGCCACCCCGAGGCCTACGACGCCTGGATGCAGTCGAAGCACGCCCGGGCGGAGAGTTCGCTCACCGAGCAGCAGAAGAAGGACGGGCGCTGCCTGTCCTGCCACTCGCCGGAGCAGGTCACCCAGGCGACGGTGAATGTCACCTGTGAGACGTGCCACGGCGGTGGGCAGTACTACTCGCCCGAGTACGTGATGAAGGACTCGGAGCTGGCGCGCCTGGTGGGCCTGGTGGACCCCTCTGAGAAGCAGTGCCGCTCCTGCCACGACGCTTCCTCGCCCTCCCTCCGGCCGTTCGACTTCAAGGAGTCGCTCAAGGCCATCGACCACTGGTCCGCCGAGCGCGCCCGCCGCGCCGCGGATCCGTCGGCCAAGAAATGA
- a CDS encoding FAS1-like dehydratase domain-containing protein: MALDKQFIGREYGPYRYTLGEEKMREFTLAVGGAKPGAGTPGEPPAHVSPLLYDEQAAKAGPHGGLIAFPSFAVVFAIRPFSAAIADPALNINMQMLVHGEQDLEFLDVMRPGDVMTTTGRIADLYERARMGFVIVTSESRNQHGTLVVKGTWTAIIRG, encoded by the coding sequence ATGGCCCTCGACAAGCAATTCATCGGCCGTGAGTACGGCCCGTACCGCTACACCCTGGGCGAGGAGAAGATGCGCGAGTTCACGCTCGCCGTCGGCGGCGCGAAGCCGGGCGCCGGAACGCCGGGCGAGCCCCCCGCGCACGTCAGCCCGCTCCTCTACGACGAGCAGGCCGCCAAGGCGGGGCCTCACGGGGGCCTCATCGCCTTCCCCAGCTTCGCCGTCGTCTTCGCCATCCGCCCCTTCAGCGCCGCCATCGCGGACCCCGCGCTGAACATCAACATGCAGATGCTGGTGCATGGCGAACAGGACCTGGAGTTCCTGGACGTCATGCGCCCCGGCGACGTGATGACGACCACCGGCCGCATCGCGGACCTCTACGAGCGCGCCCGCATGGGCTTCGTCATCGTCACCAGCGAGTCGCGCAACCAGCACGGCACCCTGGTGGTGAAGGGCACGTGGACGGCCATCATCCGCGGCTAG
- the coaE gene encoding dephospho-CoA kinase (Dephospho-CoA kinase (CoaE) performs the final step in coenzyme A biosynthesis.), with amino-acid sequence MHVFGLTGGIASGKSTVTRVLRELGAEVLDADVIAREVVEPGTPGLAAVAARFPGVVGSDGRLDRVKLGARVFGDPAERAALNDITHPLVRQAFMDKLQALEERGVARVIYDVPLLIESGMHAWMEAVAVVWVPRALQKARLMSRDGLDSDAADARLAAQLPLDDKRAHATWVIDNSGDLASTRAQVEAMWRAMLARG; translated from the coding sequence GTGCACGTCTTCGGACTGACGGGAGGCATCGCCTCCGGTAAGAGCACCGTGACGCGCGTCCTGCGGGAGCTGGGCGCGGAGGTGCTGGACGCGGACGTGATTGCCCGCGAGGTGGTGGAACCGGGCACGCCCGGGCTGGCCGCGGTGGCGGCGCGCTTCCCCGGCGTGGTGGGCTCGGACGGCCGGCTGGACAGGGTGAAGCTGGGCGCACGCGTCTTCGGGGACCCCGCAGAGCGCGCCGCGCTCAACGACATCACCCACCCGCTGGTGCGTCAGGCCTTCATGGACAAGCTCCAGGCGCTGGAGGAACGGGGCGTGGCGCGCGTCATCTATGACGTGCCCCTGCTCATCGAAAGTGGCATGCACGCCTGGATGGAGGCCGTGGCGGTGGTGTGGGTGCCCCGCGCGCTACAGAAAGCCCGGCTGATGTCGCGCGACGGGCTGGACTCCGACGCCGCCGACGCCCGGCTGGCCGCCCAGCTCCCCCTGGACGACAAGCGCGCCCATGCCACCTGGGTCATCGACAACAGTGGGGACCTGGCCTCCACCCGCGCCCAGGTTGAAGCGATGTGGCGCGCCATGCTCGCGCGCGGCTGA
- the yihA gene encoding ribosome biogenesis GTP-binding protein YihA/YsxC, with protein sequence MIKVLDARFVTTAVEPKGYPTDHVAEVAFVGRSNVGKSSMINALTGRKKLVRVSNTPGRTRTLNFFDVDLERGGVRHQLRLADLPGYGFAKASKADKAQWEKMITTYLEKRHRLEAVVSIVDVEVGPTPDDLATLDYLQAHNRRVLVVATKVDRLTKAKRKPRLVELSKLMDLPLEVILPFSSTEKLGVDEVWGALLDTFGKSTRV encoded by the coding sequence GTGATCAAGGTCCTCGACGCACGCTTCGTCACCACCGCCGTGGAGCCCAAGGGCTACCCGACGGACCACGTTGCGGAGGTGGCCTTCGTCGGCCGCTCCAACGTGGGCAAGTCTTCCATGATCAACGCGCTCACCGGCCGCAAGAAGCTGGTGCGCGTGTCCAACACGCCGGGGCGCACCCGGACACTGAACTTCTTCGACGTGGACCTGGAGCGCGGCGGCGTCCGCCACCAGCTCCGCCTGGCCGACCTGCCGGGCTACGGCTTCGCCAAGGCCAGCAAGGCGGACAAGGCCCAGTGGGAGAAGATGATCACCACCTACCTGGAGAAGCGGCACCGCCTGGAGGCCGTGGTCAGCATCGTGGACGTGGAGGTGGGCCCCACGCCGGACGACCTCGCCACGCTCGACTATCTCCAGGCGCACAACCGCCGGGTGCTGGTGGTGGCCACCAAGGTGGACCGGCTCACCAAGGCCAAGCGCAAGCCTCGGCTGGTGGAGCTCTCCAAGCTGATGGACCTGCCGCTGGAGGTCATCCTCCCATTCTCCTCCACGGAGAAGCTGGGCGTGGACGAGGTCTGGGGCGCGCTGCTCGACACCTTCGGCAAGTCCACCCGCGTCTGA
- a CDS encoding tetratricopeptide repeat protein, with the protein MSRQRANQLIEAGLWLRLSGDTQGAQRLFERALELDPTNTRAREYLAAATGAPSRGTATPFERPPELEPSLGRLAPTDADLPVSPALEGDWGAWAEGQGGPAEAGGRSPPVPVVLPEALDGGTPADVLELLARDVVIEFDEPVIQPKGDTDEYGIPEGHTQEFGLPAAESELDLLLRGAEDLLELDDHSGAVDLLFKAKELAPSDIRVESLRARSERMLMARLESKLGDLGRVPAVRLQPDDIIWLNLDHRAGFVLAQIDGSVSYEDLFSLSGMTRLDTARILVQLIDEGVISAG; encoded by the coding sequence ATGAGCCGCCAGCGCGCGAACCAGCTCATCGAAGCAGGACTGTGGCTGCGCCTCAGTGGCGACACCCAGGGGGCGCAGCGTCTCTTCGAGCGCGCGCTGGAGCTGGATCCGACCAACACCCGCGCCCGGGAGTACCTGGCGGCCGCCACGGGCGCGCCTTCGCGGGGCACGGCGACGCCGTTCGAGCGGCCTCCGGAGTTGGAGCCTTCGCTGGGGCGGCTGGCGCCCACCGACGCGGACCTGCCCGTCTCACCGGCGCTGGAAGGCGACTGGGGCGCATGGGCGGAAGGGCAGGGCGGCCCCGCGGAGGCCGGTGGCAGGTCGCCCCCGGTGCCCGTCGTCCTTCCGGAGGCGCTGGACGGCGGCACGCCGGCGGACGTGCTGGAGCTGCTGGCGCGCGACGTGGTCATCGAGTTCGACGAGCCCGTCATCCAGCCGAAGGGGGACACCGACGAGTACGGCATCCCCGAGGGCCACACCCAGGAGTTCGGCCTCCCCGCGGCGGAGAGCGAGCTGGACCTGCTTCTTCGCGGGGCCGAGGACCTGCTGGAGCTGGATGACCACTCCGGCGCGGTGGACCTGCTCTTCAAGGCGAAGGAGCTGGCGCCGTCGGACATCCGCGTGGAGTCGCTGCGCGCGCGCAGTGAGCGGATGCTGATGGCCCGGCTGGAGTCCAAGCTGGGCGACCTGGGCCGGGTGCCCGCGGTGCGCCTGCAGCCGGACGACATCATCTGGCTCAACCTGGACCACCGCGCCGGCTTCGTGCTGGCGCAGATTGATGGCTCGGTGAGCTACGAGGACCTCTTCTCGCTGTCGGGGATGACGCGGCTGGATACCGCGCGCATCCTCGTCCAGCTCATTGATGAAGGCGTCATCTCCGCGGGCTGA
- the exoK gene encoding spore coat polysaccharide biosynthesis glycosyltransferase ExoK: MRREEARMGQEPLRLVQFTRSFHIGGTEVQVLELLRGLPASYRLQVSVLDDSGPLIGAVWKLGHAPAAFPLKGSVVQPNTAYQVYRMARWLKANRVELVHVHDFYSTMVAVPAAKLAGSKVIVGRLDLAHWQGRARRAVQSQLCRISDHVIGNAEAIRYQLITEEGLPASRVSVIHNGLDLPRFESRRREGLRGPLPDTGDAPVVVHVANMNHPVKRQEDLLLAVAQLRHAGITLHAFLVGDGPRRPGLEKLAGELGVSDTVHFLRHRTDVPAIYARATFGVLCSTAEGMSNAVMEGMAAGLPMVVTRVGGNTDLVRDGERGLVVDPERPAQLAQAFRQLLANPEKARSMGHAARDFVARELSLEKMVRRHDALYQRIARGADA, encoded by the coding sequence ATGCGGCGTGAGGAGGCGCGGATGGGGCAGGAGCCCCTCCGCCTGGTTCAGTTCACCCGGTCTTTCCACATTGGAGGGACCGAGGTGCAGGTGCTGGAGCTGCTGCGGGGACTGCCGGCCAGCTACCGGTTGCAGGTGTCCGTGCTGGATGATTCGGGGCCGCTGATTGGCGCGGTGTGGAAGCTGGGTCACGCGCCCGCGGCCTTCCCGCTCAAGGGCTCCGTGGTGCAGCCGAACACGGCGTATCAGGTGTACCGCATGGCGCGCTGGCTCAAGGCGAACCGCGTGGAGCTGGTGCACGTGCATGACTTCTACTCCACGATGGTGGCCGTGCCGGCGGCGAAGCTCGCGGGCTCGAAGGTCATCGTGGGCCGGTTGGACCTGGCGCACTGGCAGGGGCGGGCGCGGCGCGCGGTGCAGTCTCAGCTGTGCCGCATTTCGGACCATGTGATTGGCAACGCGGAGGCCATCCGCTACCAGCTCATCACCGAGGAGGGCCTGCCGGCCTCTCGTGTGTCCGTCATCCACAACGGCTTGGACTTGCCGCGCTTCGAGTCCCGCAGGCGCGAAGGGCTGCGCGGCCCGCTCCCCGACACGGGGGACGCGCCGGTGGTGGTCCACGTGGCCAACATGAATCATCCGGTGAAGCGGCAGGAGGACCTGCTGCTCGCGGTGGCCCAGCTGCGCCATGCCGGCATCACGCTGCACGCCTTCCTGGTGGGAGATGGTCCGCGCCGGCCGGGCCTGGAGAAGCTGGCCGGTGAGCTGGGCGTGTCCGATACCGTGCACTTCCTGCGGCACCGCACGGACGTGCCCGCCATCTACGCCCGGGCGACCTTCGGCGTCCTCTGCTCCACCGCGGAAGGCATGTCCAACGCGGTGATGGAGGGCATGGCTGCGGGGCTGCCCATGGTGGTGACGCGCGTGGGTGGAAACACCGACCTGGTTCGCGATGGCGAACGCGGCCTCGTGGTGGACCCCGAGCGTCCCGCTCAGCTGGCCCAGGCCTTCCGTCAGCTTCTCGCGAATCCCGAGAAGGCGAGAAGCATGGGGCATGCGGCGCGGGACTTCGTGGCGCGCGAGCTCTCCCTGGAGAAGATGGTCCGGCGCCATGACGCGCTGTACCAGCGGATTGCCCGGGGCGCGGACGCCTGA
- a CDS encoding SDR family oxidoreductase, giving the protein MSETRKKATAGTYFLTGYPGFIGKRLVEHIAREDPKGHIYALVQPKSFKEAQQHAARVKGAKVELLTGDVVDMHLGLSGEEYQRLCERVTDIFHLAAVAQLGVAKETAWRVNVDGTRNMLELARDCGKLTRFNYFSTCYVSGDRLGVIAEDELDRGQGFRNAYEETKFQAERLVQRAGATLPITVFRPSSVVGDSRTGEIDRFEGPYYLGILLVTSPLVVPLPLPGNGVAPLNVVPVDYVVEAVWRLSKDPRAQGNTFHLVDPNPMSARRVYELIAEKSNKKLPRFNLSARAADVMLRLPLLEKLARPQRAAISYVNHLAIYNCHNTLELLDGTGVRCPPLSSYLDQLVAYVRDQYRKRREGSDEDDPLDQGAAPDVERP; this is encoded by the coding sequence ATGAGCGAGACGCGCAAGAAGGCCACGGCCGGAACGTACTTCCTCACCGGCTACCCGGGGTTCATCGGCAAGCGGCTGGTGGAGCACATCGCCCGCGAGGACCCGAAGGGGCACATCTACGCGCTGGTGCAGCCCAAGTCGTTCAAGGAAGCGCAGCAGCACGCCGCCCGCGTGAAGGGCGCCAAGGTGGAGCTGCTCACCGGCGACGTGGTGGACATGCACCTGGGCCTGTCGGGCGAGGAGTACCAGCGCCTGTGCGAGCGGGTGACGGACATCTTCCACCTGGCGGCGGTGGCCCAGCTGGGCGTGGCCAAGGAGACGGCCTGGCGGGTGAACGTGGACGGCACCCGCAACATGCTGGAGCTGGCCCGGGACTGCGGGAAGCTCACGCGCTTCAACTACTTCTCCACCTGCTACGTGTCCGGCGACCGCCTGGGCGTCATCGCCGAGGACGAGCTGGACCGGGGCCAGGGCTTCCGCAACGCCTACGAGGAGACGAAGTTCCAGGCGGAGCGGCTGGTGCAGCGCGCGGGCGCCACCCTGCCCATCACCGTCTTCCGGCCCTCCAGCGTGGTGGGCGACTCCCGCACGGGGGAGATCGACCGCTTCGAGGGGCCCTACTACCTGGGCATCCTCCTGGTCACCTCGCCGCTGGTGGTGCCCCTGCCCCTGCCGGGCAACGGCGTGGCGCCGCTGAACGTGGTGCCGGTGGACTACGTGGTGGAGGCGGTGTGGCGCCTGTCGAAGGACCCGCGCGCCCAGGGCAACACCTTCCACCTGGTGGACCCCAACCCGATGAGCGCGCGCCGCGTGTACGAGCTCATCGCGGAGAAGTCGAACAAGAAGCTGCCGCGCTTCAACCTCTCCGCGCGGGCGGCGGACGTCATGCTGCGGCTTCCGCTGCTGGAGAAGCTGGCCCGCCCACAGCGCGCCGCCATCAGCTACGTCAACCACCTGGCCATCTACAACTGCCACAACACGCTGGAGCTGCTGGACGGCACCGGCGTGCGGTGCCCTCCCCTGTCGTCGTATCTGGATCAGCTCGTGGCCTACGTGCGGGACCAGTACCGCAAGCGCCGCGAGGGCTCGGACGAGGACGACCCGTTGGATCAGGGCGCAGCACCCGACGTGGAACGTCCCTGA
- a CDS encoding MaoC/PaaZ C-terminal domain-containing protein, with protein sequence MPRTYQPGDTFTHVRECDRYRPIYYAGASGDYNPIHIDPEAGSAAGLNGNILQGLCTLGWVVEAIAGFVEDPGRVRRVKARFSRPVRPEDTITFQGRVTAVQDGRLTAEVSATNQRGEDVLKGAVVEAFIR encoded by the coding sequence ATGCCACGCACCTACCAGCCAGGCGACACGTTCACGCACGTCCGCGAGTGCGACCGGTACCGGCCGATTTACTACGCGGGCGCTTCGGGGGATTACAACCCCATCCACATCGACCCGGAGGCGGGCTCCGCCGCCGGACTCAACGGCAACATCCTCCAGGGGCTGTGCACCCTCGGCTGGGTCGTGGAAGCCATTGCCGGTTTCGTGGAGGACCCGGGCCGGGTCCGCCGCGTGAAGGCGCGCTTCTCGCGCCCGGTGCGGCCCGAGGACACGATTACCTTCCAGGGCCGGGTCACCGCCGTCCAGGACGGGCGGCTCACGGCGGAAGTCTCCGCCACCAACCAGCGCGGCGAGGACGTCCTCAAGGGCGCCGTCGTCGAAGCCTTCATCAGGTAA
- a CDS encoding quinone-dependent dihydroorotate dehydrogenase: MYGLTRSLLFQLSAERAHQLGMAGLHYLGRSRDLCESLREKALEGAPPGLAVEVAGLRFAHPVALAAGLDKDAEAVDGLFACGFSAVEIGTLTPRPQPGNPSPRLFRLPEHRAVINRMGFNNHGADRAAARLRMQTWRPGPLGVNIGKNKDTPLEQAVDDYVACVDALAPLGDYVVVNASSPNTPGLRKLQEPEQLGQLLGAVQERLATVAPGKPLFLKIAPDLSPEAVDEVVDVARAQKLAGLIATNTTVARPFEHPLAKEAGGLSGAPVREPANAVIRRAWLRSRGALPIIGVGGVFTAQDVYEKLRAGASVVQVYTGFIYEGPGMVGHILPALATLLAHDGYKQVRDVIGAEHRKPGAPN; the protein is encoded by the coding sequence ATGTACGGACTCACCCGCTCGCTCCTCTTCCAGCTCTCCGCGGAGCGCGCGCACCAGCTCGGCATGGCGGGGCTCCATTACCTGGGCCGCTCACGGGACTTGTGCGAGTCCCTGCGCGAGAAGGCCCTGGAGGGTGCCCCACCCGGCCTGGCCGTCGAGGTGGCCGGCCTGCGCTTCGCCCACCCCGTGGCGCTGGCCGCCGGCCTGGACAAGGACGCGGAGGCCGTGGACGGCCTCTTCGCCTGCGGCTTCTCCGCGGTGGAGATTGGCACCCTCACGCCCCGGCCCCAGCCCGGCAACCCCAGCCCTCGCCTGTTCCGCCTGCCGGAGCACCGCGCGGTCATCAACCGCATGGGCTTCAACAACCACGGCGCCGACCGGGCCGCCGCGCGACTGCGCATGCAGACGTGGCGCCCGGGGCCGCTGGGGGTGAACATCGGCAAGAACAAGGACACGCCGCTGGAGCAGGCGGTGGATGACTACGTGGCCTGCGTGGACGCGCTGGCGCCCCTGGGTGACTACGTGGTGGTCAACGCCTCGTCCCCCAACACGCCGGGCCTGCGCAAGCTCCAGGAGCCCGAACAGTTGGGACAGCTTTTGGGCGCGGTGCAGGAGCGCCTGGCCACCGTGGCCCCGGGCAAGCCGCTGTTCCTCAAGATTGCCCCGGATTTGTCCCCCGAGGCCGTGGACGAGGTGGTGGATGTCGCGCGGGCGCAGAAGCTCGCCGGCCTCATCGCCACCAACACCACCGTGGCCCGGCCCTTCGAGCATCCCCTGGCGAAGGAAGCGGGCGGCCTTTCCGGCGCGCCCGTTCGCGAGCCCGCCAACGCCGTCATCCGCCGTGCCTGGCTGCGCAGCAGGGGCGCGCTGCCCATCATCGGCGTGGGCGGCGTCTTCACCGCCCAGGACGTCTACGAGAAGCTGCGCGCGGGCGCGTCAGTGGTGCAGGTGTACACGGGCTTCATCTACGAGGGGCCGGGCATGGTGGGACACATCCTCCCCGCCCTGGCCACCCTGCTCGCCCACGACGGCTACAAGCAGGTCCGCGACGTCATCGGCGCCGAGCACCGGAAGCCCGGCGCCCCAAACTGA
- the exoJ gene encoding spore coat polysaccharide polymerase ExoJ, whose product MVLGEQGQRRDVWAFYALTAFAAVIYAVPGEWIPALAPLRLALVTSGLAAGLMVIRRLGRAEPLYVDGSRGLALIAFSTLAVASVGWSVNPEVTTTTGVELLKLTAIYITFVNVITTGRRLAVVCGALVLASVVTSIGAINWYLVGEDLVEGFRARWVGVYADPNHMAMNLALVVPLAVAFVARKGSGWLWRLACLTAAILAVAAIVVSHSRGGFIGLSAAMALWAIREKRRIQAIVVGSLFVMGLLVFAPQSFWQRNETVAEFHEDASAMGRVYAWQVASRISLDKPLLGVGAGSFRYAWPMYAPPEARRAYVAHNIFLDVIGELGWVGLLFFMVFAGGAAGGAFEASRDKEVGWLARALSASVVGYLVCDLFSGYILSAHCYVLFGLAAAAHRVARASEAADMQRVPAPSEPVVATWEGSGHAA is encoded by the coding sequence ATGGTGCTGGGAGAGCAGGGGCAGCGCCGTGACGTGTGGGCCTTCTATGCGCTGACCGCTTTCGCGGCGGTCATATACGCGGTGCCGGGGGAGTGGATCCCGGCGCTCGCACCGCTGCGCCTCGCGTTGGTGACGTCGGGGCTGGCGGCGGGACTCATGGTGATACGCCGGCTGGGGCGGGCGGAGCCGCTGTATGTGGACGGCTCGCGCGGTCTGGCGCTGATCGCCTTCTCCACGCTGGCGGTGGCGTCCGTCGGCTGGTCCGTGAATCCGGAGGTGACGACCACCACGGGCGTCGAGCTGCTGAAACTGACGGCCATCTACATCACCTTCGTCAACGTCATCACCACCGGCCGCCGGCTGGCGGTGGTGTGCGGGGCCCTGGTGCTGGCGTCGGTGGTGACGTCCATTGGGGCCATCAACTGGTATCTGGTGGGTGAGGACCTGGTGGAAGGCTTCCGCGCGCGCTGGGTGGGCGTCTACGCGGACCCGAACCACATGGCCATGAACCTGGCGCTGGTGGTGCCGCTGGCGGTGGCCTTCGTGGCGCGCAAGGGCAGCGGCTGGTTGTGGCGCCTGGCGTGTCTGACGGCGGCCATCCTGGCGGTGGCGGCCATCGTCGTCTCGCACTCGCGCGGCGGCTTCATCGGCCTTTCCGCGGCCATGGCGCTGTGGGCCATCCGCGAGAAGCGCCGCATCCAGGCCATTGTCGTGGGCTCGCTCTTCGTGATGGGCCTGCTCGTCTTCGCGCCGCAGAGCTTCTGGCAGCGCAACGAGACGGTGGCTGAGTTCCATGAGGACGCGTCCGCCATGGGCCGCGTCTACGCGTGGCAGGTGGCCAGCCGCATCAGCCTGGACAAGCCGCTGCTGGGCGTGGGCGCGGGCAGCTTCCGCTATGCGTGGCCCATGTACGCGCCCCCCGAGGCGCGCCGGGCGTACGTGGCCCACAACATCTTCCTGGACGTCATTGGCGAGCTGGGCTGGGTGGGCTTGCTGTTCTTCATGGTGTTCGCGGGTGGTGCCGCGGGCGGCGCCTTCGAGGCGTCGCGGGACAAGGAAGTGGGGTGGCTGGCGCGAGCCTTGTCCGCGTCAGTGGTGGGCTACCTCGTGTGTGACTTGTTCTCCGGCTACATCCTGTCCGCGCACTGCTACGTGCTCTTCGGCCTGGCGGCGGCGGCGCACCGGGTGGCGCGCGCGTCCGAGGCGGCGGACATGCAACGGGTTCCGGCTCCGAGCGAGCCGGTGGTGGCGACGTGGGAGGGGTCCGGACATGCGGCGTGA